The Pseudomonas wenzhouensis genome has a segment encoding these proteins:
- a CDS encoding copper-binding protein, with protein sequence MNKSLLIATLATLFSLPVQAADPAPLSQGEVRKVDSAAQKITLRHGPIASIGMPPMTMVFEVANAQLLEGVSAGEKVNFQVQQQGNRYIVTELQVVE encoded by the coding sequence ATGAACAAGTCATTGCTGATCGCGACGCTGGCTACCCTGTTCAGCCTGCCGGTGCAGGCCGCCGACCCCGCGCCGCTGAGTCAGGGCGAGGTGCGCAAGGTCGATAGCGCCGCGCAGAAGATCACCCTGCGTCACGGCCCCATCGCCAGTATCGGTATGCCGCCGATGACCATGGTGTTCGAGGTTGCGAATGCGCAGCTGCTGGAGGGCGTTTCGGCAGGAGAGAAAGTCAACTTTCAGGTGCAGCAGCAGGGTAACCGGTACATCGTTACCGAGCTGCAGGTAGTCGAGTAA
- a CDS encoding methyl-accepting chemotaxis protein codes for MAAANDRLISSEHVAVDQVSTAATEMSAAVHEVARNAQNAADAARQAEAQSREGAEVVGATIRSIRQLAQEVESASTTIQTLEQETANIGAVLAVIKGIAEQTNLLALNAAIEAARAGEQGRGFAVVADEVRALAARTQESTKDIQQMIERLQIGVQNAVKATHSGSARARQSVEQAAGVDQALSVTGDSVQRINDMAAQIATACEEQSSVTEEIARNISDIRDLSNEAAQTSEQSTRASQHLSELSHGLAQLVGRFRV; via the coding sequence ATGGCAGCCGCCAATGACCGCCTCATCAGTAGCGAGCATGTGGCTGTAGATCAGGTCAGCACGGCTGCAACCGAGATGAGCGCAGCGGTGCATGAGGTGGCGCGCAATGCGCAGAATGCCGCCGATGCGGCGCGCCAGGCCGAAGCGCAGTCGCGTGAGGGGGCCGAGGTGGTGGGGGCCACCATACGCTCTATCCGCCAGTTGGCACAGGAAGTGGAGAGTGCCTCCACTACCATCCAGACGCTGGAACAGGAAACCGCCAATATTGGCGCCGTGCTGGCGGTGATCAAGGGTATTGCCGAGCAAACCAACCTGCTGGCACTCAATGCCGCCATCGAGGCGGCGCGGGCAGGCGAGCAGGGGCGTGGTTTTGCTGTGGTGGCCGATGAGGTGCGCGCGTTGGCCGCGCGTACTCAGGAGTCCACCAAGGATATTCAGCAGATGATCGAGCGTCTGCAGATCGGTGTGCAGAATGCGGTCAAGGCCACCCATTCGGGCAGTGCGCGGGCACGGCAGAGCGTGGAGCAGGCGGCGGGTGTGGATCAGGCGTTGAGCGTGACCGGTGATTCGGTGCAGCGCATCAATGACATGGCCGCGCAGATCGCCACGGCGTGCGAGGAGCAGAGCAGCGTTACCGAAGAGATCGCACGCAACATCAGTGATATTCGTGATCTGTCCAACGAGGCGGCACAGACCTCCGAGCAGAGCACGCGGGCCAGCCAGCATCTGTCCGAGCTGTCCCATGGCCTGGCTCAGTTGGTGGGCCGTTTCCGCGTCTAA
- a CDS encoding HU family DNA-binding protein, which translates to MCGPARRAEPLTCKRSYTMAITKDQLIGDLAEATSLPKASVRNLLDQLAEIVGDALENDGEITLPGIGKLKVSERPARTGRNPQTGKAIEIAAKKVVKLVPAKALTDSLN; encoded by the coding sequence CTGTGCGGCCCTGCCCGTCGCGCCGAACCTCTCACCTGCAAACGGAGTTACACCATGGCAATCACCAAAGACCAACTGATCGGCGACCTGGCCGAGGCCACCTCCCTGCCCAAAGCCAGCGTACGCAATCTGCTCGACCAGTTGGCCGAGATCGTCGGCGACGCGCTGGAAAACGACGGTGAGATCACCCTGCCGGGTATCGGCAAACTGAAGGTAAGCGAGCGCCCGGCACGCACCGGCCGCAACCCGCAGACCGGCAAAGCCATCGAAATCGCTGCCAAGAAAGTGGTCAAGCTGGTGCCCGCCAAGGCCCTGACCGACAGCCTGAACTGA